In Candidatus Epulonipiscium viviparus, one DNA window encodes the following:
- the rnc gene encoding ribonuclease III, which translates to MSLSNDRRVVLESFEKKIEYTFKRIELLDLALTHSSYANEHREQGVKDNERLEFLGDAILDLIVSEYLFKKYPESQEGDLSKFRASIVCEASLAKAGKRLELGKYILLGHGEEMGGGRDRESIIADAFEAVTGAMLIDSSYEDVKTYLAKTLIEFIKHTSATKLYKDYKTILQIESQKNVNTVIAYEVVEEKGPDHEKEFVVELKQNGKVIGKGSGRTKRDAEQVAAHQALTHVYHYQN; encoded by the coding sequence ATGAGCTTATCAAACGATAGAAGAGTGGTCTTAGAAAGTTTTGAGAAAAAAATAGAGTATACTTTTAAGCGGATAGAGCTTTTGGATCTAGCTTTAACACACAGTTCATATGCAAATGAGCATCGAGAGCAGGGGGTTAAAGATAATGAGCGTCTTGAATTTTTGGGAGATGCTATTTTGGATTTAATTGTGAGTGAATATTTGTTTAAGAAATATCCAGAGTCACAAGAAGGAGATTTATCGAAGTTTCGTGCGAGTATCGTATGTGAAGCTTCTCTTGCTAAAGCCGGAAAGCGGTTAGAGCTAGGGAAGTATATTTTGCTAGGGCATGGAGAAGAAATGGGAGGGGGGAGAGATCGAGAATCAATTATAGCAGATGCGTTTGAAGCAGTAACAGGTGCTATGCTAATAGATAGTTCCTATGAAGATGTAAAAACCTATCTCGCAAAAACTTTAATAGAGTTTATCAAACACACTTCTGCGACCAAACTGTATAAAGATTATAAAACCATATTACAAATCGAATCTCAAAAAAATGTTAACACTGTGATTGCCTATGAAGTTGTCGAAGAAAAAGGCCCGGATCATGAAAAAGAGTTTGTTGTAGAATTAAAACAAAATGGAAAAGTGATCGGAAAAGGTAGTGGTCGAACAAAACGAGATGCTGAACAAGTGGCAGCGCATCAGGCGTTAACGCATGTATATCATTATCAGAATTAG
- a CDS encoding YceG family protein: MHLQLAILEDYFKENRSDGFIYRITGKNKYVEDFLVAYYHKAKTFGIIIESKIQNLTEDNIRYLKDILGDTFILSQEFIEQNLKKWLVGTPSTKRTIFAKHLYNTLLEYQKLGKNISILQNTYIKFMCWAYFRFQRVLNVTPTGQKILYIGELSKHEIDFLSIMAFCGIDVLIISLMNEVRYKTLDPADEKSFLYKEVSMIEFAQNYRVSDITELIDRKIKAELERNIIKNYTNDWVNDDAFLGLNIKTHYRNAQPGYFNNIFICFKGADDTVSFAKKLNTLYRHIEDTNRPYIIENRIPTIWPNEISQVKRRMTITSEEDLIDLQRNIDKISNSAYLDAARSAFVKLVKEINFHEQKLNISTNKIVQILALYKRYADALFTKPHDYPPIFILFGAPQNEIEVYFLKFLAKLYVDVVIIIPDPHEILSDVQLKIFKDTNLCVVEYENQLQLTEYPKTLDAITATTNAYEAERDLDTLIYKDTGLYRQHQLSKASSLVLRTTCEEIDILWNEELKFRPNFNVDGDSVCMPVIFAKISGVRNDNLKEYSERIRNFIIPKNTAVCVQPPFIKQDNLQMFSTALFLKNGRLLKNEIQNHRDYKFGHLRSDMQNHLLDKIELLINSKLIEGTGTHGREYLILQTLLNLDNDFLKRMQKFDFTKQNPKVVVLHTKEKMHSIEDAIFLAFANLVGYDIIIMSPTGYRSFERFYTKDIIQEHQDGNYYYDLSASDILEKPKEKLNFLERIKNLWQ; the protein is encoded by the coding sequence ATGCATTTGCAATTAGCTATACTAGAAGATTATTTTAAAGAAAATAGATCGGATGGGTTTATATATAGAATTACTGGCAAGAATAAATATGTTGAAGATTTTTTAGTAGCGTATTATCACAAAGCCAAAACTTTTGGTATAATAATAGAGTCTAAAATACAAAATCTCACAGAAGACAATATACGTTATCTTAAAGATATTCTCGGAGATACATTTATACTTTCACAAGAATTTATAGAACAAAATTTGAAGAAGTGGCTTGTGGGTACACCATCAACCAAACGAACTATTTTTGCAAAACATCTGTACAATACTTTATTGGAATACCAAAAATTAGGAAAAAACATAAGCATTCTCCAAAATACTTATATAAAGTTCATGTGTTGGGCATATTTTAGATTTCAACGCGTATTAAATGTAACTCCTACCGGTCAAAAAATTCTTTATATAGGAGAGCTTTCTAAGCATGAAATAGACTTTTTATCTATCATGGCTTTCTGTGGAATTGACGTATTAATTATTTCTTTAATGAATGAAGTTCGCTATAAAACTCTCGATCCTGCAGACGAAAAATCATTTTTATATAAAGAAGTATCAATGATAGAATTTGCTCAAAATTATAGGGTATCTGATATAACCGAGCTTATTGACCGAAAAATTAAAGCAGAATTGGAGAGGAATATTATCAAAAATTATACTAATGATTGGGTCAACGACGATGCATTTCTAGGATTAAACATCAAAACCCATTACCGTAATGCACAACCGGGATATTTCAATAATATTTTTATATGTTTTAAAGGAGCCGACGATACCGTCTCTTTTGCTAAAAAATTGAATACCTTATATCGTCATATAGAAGATACAAATCGACCTTATATTATTGAAAATCGCATTCCCACTATATGGCCAAACGAAATTTCTCAAGTAAAACGTAGAATGACCATCACCAGCGAAGAGGACCTTATAGACCTTCAACGCAATATAGACAAAATTTCTAATTCAGCATATTTGGATGCTGCACGATCCGCTTTTGTCAAATTAGTTAAGGAAATTAATTTCCATGAACAAAAGCTCAATATTTCAACCAACAAAATTGTACAAATTCTTGCACTCTACAAACGCTACGCAGATGCCTTATTTACGAAACCTCACGACTATCCACCTATATTCATTCTATTTGGTGCGCCTCAAAATGAAATCGAAGTCTATTTTTTAAAATTTTTGGCCAAATTATATGTGGATGTTGTTATAATCATTCCTGATCCACACGAAATTTTATCGGATGTACAATTAAAAATTTTTAAAGATACTAATTTATGTGTAGTAGAATATGAAAATCAACTTCAGCTTACCGAGTATCCAAAAACTCTCGATGCTATTACTGCGACTACCAACGCTTACGAGGCCGAACGTGATTTGGATACCCTTATCTACAAAGATACCGGCTTGTATAGACAGCATCAACTAAGCAAAGCATCTAGTCTTGTGTTGCGAACTACTTGCGAAGAGATTGACATTTTATGGAACGAAGAACTCAAGTTTCGTCCTAATTTTAATGTAGATGGTGATAGCGTTTGCATGCCTGTAATTTTTGCCAAGATTTCTGGTGTACGCAATGACAATCTCAAAGAATATTCCGAACGCATCCGAAATTTTATAATTCCAAAAAATACAGCTGTGTGCGTCCAACCTCCGTTTATAAAGCAAGATAACCTTCAAATGTTTTCTACTGCTCTATTTCTAAAAAATGGACGTCTACTCAAAAATGAGATACAAAACCATCGTGATTATAAATTTGGACATCTCAGATCTGATATGCAAAACCATCTTTTAGACAAAATTGAACTTTTAATTAACTCTAAACTAATAGAAGGTACAGGAACACATGGTAGAGAATATCTCATACTGCAAACACTACTTAATCTTGATAATGATTTTTTAAAGCGTATGCAGAAATTTGATTTCACAAAGCAAAATCCCAAAGTTGTTGTTCTCCACACCAAAGAAAAAATGCATTCTATCGAAGATGCTATATTTTTAGCATTTGCAAATTTAGTTGGCTATGATATAATCATAATGTCTCCAACTGGATATCGCAGCTTTGAACGGTTCTATACCAAAGATATAATTCAAGAACATCAAGATGGAAATTATTATTATGATCTTTCAGCTAGTGATATTCTAGAAAAACCAAAAGAAAAATTAAATTTTTTAGAAAGGATAAAAAATTTATGGCAATAA
- a CDS encoding helix-turn-helix domain-containing protein — MEKKFFTIKEASMALGMEPYVLRYYEKELNLNIFRNSQKHRIFTQDNLNVIEEIKKLRNAGIELRAIKIKIGEGVCNSVSDLEELGVLDMGKGVAVVESQRVSSIQNDSIDELENKKHAFLQLIQQTIESSLITSQQIAKARIKDEIMAELSEELQEDIQKNVITYVDAQMQEIKQEQSVKNDKDENYYKRVDETIREMQNLKREVANLSAKQENKKKSIWENLFGRKNNSQNSMRM; from the coding sequence ATGGAGAAAAAATTTTTTACTATTAAAGAAGCCTCTATGGCCTTAGGAATGGAACCCTATGTGCTAAGATATTACGAAAAAGAACTTAATCTTAACATTTTTAGAAATTCACAAAAACATAGGATATTCACTCAAGACAATTTAAATGTTATAGAAGAAATCAAAAAATTGAGAAATGCTGGAATAGAGCTGCGTGCTATCAAGATAAAAATTGGGGAAGGAGTTTGCAATAGTGTGAGTGATTTGGAAGAATTGGGAGTACTGGATATGGGCAAGGGGGTGGCTGTTGTTGAGAGTCAAAGAGTATCCTCGATACAAAACGATAGTATTGATGAGTTAGAAAATAAAAAGCATGCGTTTTTGCAACTTATACAGCAGACGATAGAAAGCTCTTTAATAACTAGTCAGCAAATAGCAAAGGCTAGGATTAAGGATGAAATTATGGCTGAATTAAGTGAGGAACTTCAGGAGGATATTCAAAAAAACGTCATTACATACGTTGACGCTCAGATGCAAGAAATTAAACAGGAGCAAAGCGTGAAAAATGATAAGGATGAAAACTATTATAAAAGAGTAGATGAAACTATTAGAGAAATGCAAAACTTAAAGCGTGAAGTGGCAAATTTGAGTGCTAAACAAGAGAACAAGAAAAAATCAATTTGGGAGAATTTATTTGGACGCAAAAACAATTCACAAAACTCAATGCGTATGTAA
- a CDS encoding GGDEF domain-containing protein — MNTYYQILSKSTPILGYIVKRDTFELLDLSENFLERLNISFPDFKGKTCHKVLHDLDSPCSFCPHKLLKYGEFHNWHSYSRISKQYYILKSTLIPHEEFEYVIAGLAIPISKELSQVPSLQTNPAYDAALSECAQILLEETDTQTSIESLLKTLCIFFGGVYSSIIHYHNGIGTVKYRYRTIHAPYDPKERFNDRSIAEVESWYEFSDSDDNVFLDKSIHQFHKTDRQYKILQESGLDGFVVASLRNPKTGEKLGTMGVANPTMHLEDVQLLRTVSAFVVNFLEKEKLILEFEKISFEDMLTGLRNRNSYERTIQQLQSNLPNSLGIIFADINGLKETNDNLGHEYGDILIKWTAKYLSKSTTEPVYRIGGDEFVIFIPNKTEREFYAIASIIQKGLFEMIYLNLSVGYTWENQRIDVVNQLVRTDKLMYEAKQHYYSLKKYNHMNLATQQQILKEEVERLKNEI; from the coding sequence ATGAATACGTATTATCAAATTTTGAGTAAATCCACTCCTATTTTAGGATATATTGTTAAAAGAGATACGTTTGAATTATTAGATCTTTCCGAAAACTTTTTAGAGCGTCTTAATATATCCTTTCCGGATTTTAAAGGCAAAACATGTCATAAGGTGCTTCACGACTTAGACTCTCCTTGCTCTTTTTGTCCTCACAAGCTTTTAAAATATGGTGAATTTCATAATTGGCATAGCTATAGTAGAATATCAAAACAATACTATATTCTCAAGTCAACTTTAATTCCTCATGAAGAATTTGAATATGTAATTGCTGGGCTTGCAATTCCTATTTCAAAAGAATTAAGCCAAGTTCCTTCATTACAAACTAACCCAGCTTATGACGCTGCTTTATCTGAATGCGCACAAATTTTACTCGAAGAAACCGATACACAAACATCTATAGAATCCCTACTCAAAACTCTATGCATATTCTTTGGAGGAGTATATTCTTCTATCATTCATTACCACAATGGCATTGGCACTGTTAAATATCGATATAGAACAATCCACGCTCCATATGACCCTAAAGAAAGATTTAACGATCGCTCAATAGCCGAAGTAGAGTCTTGGTACGAATTTTCCGATAGTGATGATAACGTATTTTTAGATAAATCTATACACCAATTTCACAAAACCGATAGGCAATATAAAATATTACAGGAATCTGGCCTAGATGGTTTTGTTGTTGCATCTTTGCGCAATCCAAAAACTGGAGAAAAATTGGGTACAATGGGAGTTGCAAATCCCACAATGCATCTCGAAGATGTTCAGCTTTTACGCACCGTCTCTGCTTTTGTTGTCAACTTTTTAGAAAAAGAAAAGCTTATATTAGAATTTGAAAAAATCAGTTTTGAAGATATGCTAACCGGATTACGCAATAGAAATTCCTATGAACGAACTATTCAACAGCTTCAAAGCAATCTACCAAATTCACTAGGAATAATTTTTGCTGATATAAATGGTTTAAAAGAAACCAATGATAATTTAGGGCATGAATATGGAGACATCCTTATAAAGTGGACCGCCAAATATTTATCCAAATCCACGACAGAACCAGTATATCGAATTGGAGGAGATGAATTTGTTATATTTATCCCCAACAAAACAGAACGTGAATTTTATGCCATTGCCTCTATTATCCAAAAAGGTCTTTTTGAAATGATTTACCTAAATTTATCAGTTGGATATACCTGGGAAAACCAACGTATTGACGTGGTTAATCAATTGGTCAGAACCGATAAGCTTATGTATGAAGCAAAGCAACACTATTATTCTCTCAAAAAATATAATCATATGAATTTAGCAACACAGCAACAAATACTAAAAGAAGAAGTTGAACGTCTCAAAAATGAAATATAG
- a CDS encoding toxic anion resistance protein — protein MAINMGKKSPNTSPESSSDSEFAVSEYNVAQDTEKFKQSLVGSQIIEDLTASLDIDNLETIASFGSDVANEIAKVSDSVLNSMSLNKINESSAMLVTLSTIMDQFDLDEITDDNQNFFTKLLNNSKKKLDQVLSKYQTIGGEVDKIYIELKSYEKEIHQSNMHLEQIFKTNVAYYHNLLEYIVAGEQGVQEITAYIAERKAEYDLTGDASISFEIQHLEQASQILQDRTYDLRIAESVAIQSIPMLKTMQFSNLNLVRKINSAFIITLPIFKQALAQAIMLKRQRIQADAMDALDKKTNEMLLRNAQNTVTQAQMIAKLTSTNSVKIDTLEQTWNTIKNGIEETKQIQEKALQEREQDIQRLNTLKVDYKNSFRR, from the coding sequence ATGGCAATAAATATGGGTAAAAAATCTCCAAACACATCCCCTGAATCATCTTCAGATTCTGAATTTGCAGTATCAGAATATAATGTCGCTCAAGATACCGAAAAATTTAAGCAAAGTTTAGTGGGATCTCAAATAATAGAAGATCTTACTGCCTCGCTTGATATTGATAATTTAGAAACTATTGCAAGCTTTGGATCTGACGTTGCAAACGAAATTGCTAAAGTATCCGATTCTGTTTTAAACAGTATGTCGTTAAACAAAATAAACGAATCCAGCGCCATGCTCGTTACTCTTAGTACCATAATGGATCAATTTGATCTCGATGAAATTACAGACGATAATCAAAATTTTTTTACCAAACTATTGAATAATAGCAAAAAAAAATTAGACCAAGTTTTAAGTAAATATCAAACCATTGGTGGTGAAGTTGATAAAATATACATTGAGCTTAAGAGTTACGAAAAAGAAATCCATCAATCTAATATGCATCTGGAACAGATATTTAAAACAAATGTCGCATATTACCACAACCTACTCGAATATATTGTTGCGGGCGAACAAGGCGTTCAGGAAATCACTGCGTATATAGCCGAAAGAAAAGCTGAGTATGATCTTACCGGCGACGCTTCTATCAGTTTTGAAATCCAACACTTAGAGCAAGCATCTCAAATACTTCAAGATCGAACGTATGATTTGAGAATAGCAGAAAGTGTTGCCATTCAGTCGATTCCGATGTTGAAAACGATGCAATTTAGCAATCTAAATCTAGTTCGAAAAATTAATTCGGCCTTTATAATCACATTACCAATATTTAAGCAAGCACTTGCACAAGCAATAATGCTAAAACGTCAACGCATTCAAGCCGACGCTATGGATGCACTGGATAAAAAAACCAACGAAATGCTCTTACGCAATGCACAAAATACAGTAACTCAGGCCCAAATGATTGCCAAACTTACTTCTACAAACTCTGTAAAAATTGATACACTAGAACAAACTTGGAACACTATAAAAAATGGAATAGAAGAAACCAAGCAAATTCAAGAAAAGGCCCTTCAAGAACGAGAGCAAGATATTCAGCGTTTGAATACCCTCAAGGTTGATTATAAAAATTCATTTAGGAGGTAG
- a CDS encoding Spo0E family sporulation regulatory protein-aspartic acid phosphatase, with protein sequence MTEINPITHLKKTLCNSIENENFDLLSEEVITISQELDQQLLPLFKQQLDVYNIYLQIKKPV encoded by the coding sequence ATGACAGAGATAAATCCTATTACCCATCTAAAAAAAACTTTATGTAATTCTATCGAAAACGAAAACTTTGATCTTTTATCAGAAGAAGTTATCACTATTAGTCAAGAACTAGATCAGCAACTGCTACCTTTATTTAAACAGCAACTAGATGTTTATAATATATATTTACAAATTAAAAAGCCTGTATAA
- the smc gene encoding chromosome segregation protein SMC → MYLEKIEIFGFKSFGDAVKIAVPSGITAIIGPNGSGKSNVADAIRWVLGEQSAKTLRGGKMEDVIFVGTETRKPMGYAEVALYIKNDEDDLKISYSDLEIKRRVYRSGESEYFINNANCRLRDIQEIFMDTGVGKEGYSIIGQGQIDKVLSSKPDDRRSLFEEATGIYKYKVKRQEASKKLEKERENILRANDIIAEIETRIKPLEKEVTKAERYLTVKEELKQVDIALFVEKNTQIDESLTQLNLVIEQQNTQISDTKKEKESLVKQDKQLKDQKEILQTNMEANLRETIELERQNATSNSELTIMNEKVKMLDEQIKEARVLKSTEETAIENITKGIAALKSDIAAISSVKAKQKTRLAVLVEEYNTFKVEKKAKEDAMAIEKDHIFTINKEIEVLKAELILVDQMKDNLKQRISKHQLENQDRELQMQKLEADTRELENQNTQLTSEADNIAVKISVAETEKTTLLETAQECEKLVATVENEKIQLERKKEWLLSLKENHDGFYTSVKDALKIGKTRGVGVVADRVDVVKGYEIAIATALGAGLQNVITETQRDAQEIITIMKKKKVGRVTFLPRDTIKAVAMDASIKANLKNQPGFLRMANEAVKCDAADEAIFSFMLGKIAIADTMENAAAIAKTYRHKFRVVTLEGEIFNIGGSLTGGSQKNTNNIFARNNEIANAEDRIEDLKMQIANAKQRLTGIMDLLATKTIALDKYRQSKDNIEKNLLQIFGAYTVASEKMTYMQKAIEQTDIVVLTEELDDLIAKRSDISAAIESKKALQLLRSVDTMEEEMQKLEQTQLEYTNQISIQEMDLYKIDNDIIDLERHITMNRTQIAQIDIAKIEETISQHIATKTAREKDALTIISVIAKVKNKLETTAQEKNKLERERVNITKNELNIGNKLRNVIELVAAIDKELIRQELRAESLVKEKSSLAEYILSEYNLIAENCFVKTDTKMTVADLKKKQTQLKSQIKEIGNVNLKSIEEFKEVSQRHVFLISQRDDILKAEKMLNELIEKLTAEMDSIFRKKFLDIATNFSNVFAELFGGGMAKLALTDEKNILESGIEIIVKPPGKKLQSLSLLSGGERTLTAIALLFAILQLKPSPFCVLDEIEAALDESNVLRFVNFLKTLSDKTQFIVITHRKGTMENANTLYGITQQERGVSTVLSVRLSDVDKYVKEGK, encoded by the coding sequence ATGTATTTGGAAAAAATAGAAATTTTTGGATTTAAATCATTTGGAGATGCAGTAAAAATTGCGGTGCCTTCGGGTATTACTGCAATAATAGGGCCTAATGGCAGTGGCAAAAGTAATGTTGCGGATGCTATAAGATGGGTTTTGGGAGAGCAAAGTGCAAAGACGCTTCGAGGTGGCAAAATGGAGGACGTTATCTTTGTAGGTACCGAAACACGCAAGCCAATGGGATATGCAGAAGTGGCGCTGTATATTAAGAATGATGAAGATGATCTAAAAATTAGCTATAGTGATTTAGAAATAAAGAGAAGGGTATATCGATCTGGTGAGAGTGAATATTTTATAAATAATGCAAACTGCCGTTTGAGGGATATCCAAGAAATTTTTATGGATACTGGTGTTGGCAAAGAGGGCTATTCTATTATAGGTCAGGGACAAATTGACAAAGTGTTGAGCTCAAAACCAGATGACAGACGAAGTTTGTTTGAGGAAGCCACAGGAATTTATAAATATAAAGTTAAGAGGCAAGAAGCTTCGAAGAAGTTGGAAAAAGAGCGAGAAAATATACTGCGAGCAAATGATATAATAGCAGAAATAGAAACTCGAATAAAACCGTTAGAAAAAGAGGTCACAAAGGCAGAACGTTATCTAACGGTTAAAGAAGAGCTAAAGCAAGTAGATATAGCGTTATTTGTAGAAAAAAATACTCAAATTGATGAAAGTTTAACTCAGTTAAATTTGGTAATAGAACAGCAAAATACACAGATCTCAGATACAAAGAAGGAAAAAGAATCGCTCGTAAAGCAAGATAAGCAACTTAAAGATCAAAAAGAGATATTACAAACCAATATGGAAGCAAATCTGCGAGAAACAATAGAGCTTGAACGCCAAAATGCCACCTCAAATAGTGAATTAACTATAATGAATGAGAAAGTGAAAATGCTAGATGAGCAGATAAAAGAAGCCAGAGTTTTAAAGTCTACAGAAGAAACTGCAATAGAAAATATTACAAAAGGGATAGCAGCATTGAAATCGGATATTGCTGCTATATCTTCTGTAAAAGCAAAGCAAAAAACAAGGCTTGCAGTATTGGTTGAAGAATATAATACATTTAAAGTAGAGAAAAAAGCAAAAGAAGATGCGATGGCTATTGAGAAAGATCACATCTTTACGATTAATAAAGAGATCGAAGTTTTGAAAGCTGAGTTAATTTTAGTAGATCAAATGAAAGATAATTTAAAGCAACGTATTTCTAAGCATCAACTTGAAAATCAAGATCGAGAATTGCAGATGCAAAAATTAGAAGCTGATACACGAGAATTAGAAAACCAAAATACTCAGCTGACTAGTGAAGCTGACAATATTGCTGTAAAGATATCTGTGGCGGAAACGGAGAAGACGACGCTTTTAGAGACGGCTCAAGAGTGTGAAAAGCTGGTTGCTACTGTAGAGAATGAGAAGATTCAGTTAGAACGCAAGAAAGAGTGGTTGCTATCATTAAAGGAAAATCATGATGGGTTTTATACTAGCGTAAAAGATGCTTTGAAAATAGGAAAAACTAGAGGTGTAGGCGTTGTTGCAGATCGAGTGGATGTTGTAAAAGGATATGAAATCGCAATCGCGACGGCATTGGGAGCGGGCTTGCAAAATGTCATCACCGAAACTCAGAGGGATGCCCAAGAAATTATAACAATAATGAAAAAGAAAAAGGTGGGACGAGTAACGTTTTTGCCAAGAGATACAATAAAGGCTGTTGCAATGGACGCGAGTATCAAAGCAAATTTAAAAAATCAGCCTGGATTTTTGAGGATGGCCAATGAAGCGGTGAAATGCGATGCTGCAGATGAGGCGATTTTTTCATTTATGCTGGGAAAGATTGCGATAGCAGATACAATGGAAAACGCAGCTGCAATTGCGAAAACATATCGGCATAAATTTCGAGTAGTAACGTTGGAGGGAGAAATTTTCAATATAGGGGGATCTCTGACGGGGGGAAGTCAAAAAAATACGAATAATATCTTTGCGCGAAATAATGAAATTGCAAACGCTGAGGACAGGATCGAAGACTTGAAAATGCAAATTGCAAATGCAAAGCAAAGATTGACTGGAATAATGGATCTGTTGGCAACTAAAACAATTGCGCTTGACAAATATCGACAGTCAAAGGATAATATAGAAAAAAATTTATTACAAATATTCGGCGCATATACAGTAGCTAGTGAAAAAATGACATATATGCAAAAAGCAATTGAGCAAACAGATATAGTAGTATTGACCGAAGAGCTAGATGACTTGATTGCAAAGCGTTCTGACATATCTGCCGCCATAGAATCAAAAAAAGCGCTTCAACTGTTGCGTTCAGTAGATACTATGGAAGAAGAAATGCAAAAACTTGAGCAAACTCAGCTTGAATATACAAACCAAATTTCTATACAAGAGATGGATTTGTATAAGATAGATAATGACATAATTGATCTAGAGCGACATATAACTATGAATAGAACACAAATTGCTCAAATAGATATTGCTAAGATAGAAGAGACAATATCTCAACATATAGCTACAAAAACTGCACGTGAAAAAGATGCTCTGACAATAATTAGTGTGATAGCAAAGGTGAAAAATAAACTAGAAACCACTGCGCAAGAAAAGAATAAATTAGAACGAGAACGAGTTAATATTACAAAAAACGAATTAAATATTGGAAATAAGTTACGAAATGTGATAGAATTAGTTGCTGCTATTGATAAGGAGTTGATTAGACAAGAATTGCGAGCAGAAAGCTTGGTAAAAGAAAAGTCCTCTTTAGCAGAATATATTTTGTCAGAATATAATTTGATAGCGGAAAACTGTTTTGTGAAGACAGATACAAAAATGACTGTAGCGGATTTAAAAAAGAAACAAACTCAGTTGAAATCTCAAATCAAAGAAATTGGCAATGTAAATTTAAAATCAATAGAAGAATTTAAAGAAGTTTCTCAGAGACATGTGTTTTTGATTTCTCAAAGAGATGATATTTTAAAAGCCGAAAAAATGTTAAATGAATTGATAGAAAAGTTGACAGCAGAAATGGATTCCATATTTAGGAAAAAATTTTTAGATATAGCAACCAATTTTAGCAATGTGTTTGCAGAGCTATTTGGCGGAGGAATGGCAAAGTTGGCTCTTACTGATGAAAAAAATATTTTGGAGTCTGGAATAGAGATCATCGTTAAGCCACCGGGAAAAAAGTTACAGAGTTTGAGCTTGCTTTCGGGTGGTGAAAGAACACTGACTGCTATTGCATTATTATTTGCGATTTTGCAATTAAAACCATCTCCGTTTTGTGTGTTAGATGAAATAGAAGCAGCGTTGGATGAATCAAATGTGTTACGATTTGTAAACTTTTTAAAAACTTTATCTGATAAAACTCAATTTATTGTAATAACTCATAGAAAAGGAACAATGGAAAATGCAAATACTCTTTATGGAATAACTCAGCAAGAGAGAGGGGTGTCCACGGTTTTGTCTGTAAGGCTTAGTGATGTTGATAAATATGTTAAGGAAGGAAAATAG
- the ftsY gene encoding signal recognition particle-docking protein FtsY, whose amino-acid sequence MSKFKKLWQGLTKTRENIWDGVESVLKSFKKIDEELYEELEEVLVMSDFGAETTDAILDQLRDVVKSTKITEPAELKEALKDIITDILISTDLTNPLVVDDRPNVILVVGVNGAGKTTSIAKLSHKLKQEGKSVLLAAADTFRAAAIDQLEIWADRAGVDVIKNKEGTDPASVVYDAISAAKARKSDVLICDTAGRLQNKVNLMKELEKIGRIIEKEYSNAHKQVILVLDATTGQNAISQVKLFNEVVKIDGIILTKLDGTAKGGAIVGICQSFNVPVKFIGVGEKMDDLQEFVPEAFARALFSED is encoded by the coding sequence GTGAGTAAATTTAAAAAATTGTGGCAGGGCTTAACAAAAACTCGTGAAAATATTTGGGACGGGGTAGAAAGCGTTTTAAAAAGTTTCAAAAAAATTGATGAGGAACTATATGAAGAGTTAGAAGAAGTACTAGTTATGTCTGACTTTGGAGCTGAAACTACCGATGCGATTTTGGATCAGTTGCGAGATGTGGTGAAGAGTACCAAAATTACGGAGCCGGCAGAATTGAAAGAAGCGCTTAAAGATATTATTACAGATATTTTAATTTCTACAGACTTAACAAATCCGCTAGTAGTTGATGATAGGCCAAATGTGATTTTGGTAGTGGGAGTGAATGGAGCAGGAAAAACAACGAGCATAGCCAAACTGTCGCATAAGTTGAAGCAAGAAGGAAAAAGCGTACTGTTAGCAGCAGCTGACACGTTTAGAGCAGCCGCAATAGATCAGCTAGAAATATGGGCAGATAGAGCAGGTGTGGATGTCATAAAAAATAAAGAGGGAACAGATCCGGCGTCTGTAGTCTATGATGCAATTTCTGCGGCAAAGGCAAGAAAATCAGATGTTTTAATTTGTGATACTGCGGGTAGATTACAAAATAAAGTCAATCTTATGAAAGAATTAGAAAAAATTGGGCGAATTATTGAAAAAGAGTATTCAAATGCACATAAACAGGTTATACTAGTTTTAGATGCAACCACTGGGCAAAACGCAATATCACAAGTTAAACTTTTTAATGAAGTTGTAAAAATTGATGGAATAATTTTAACAAAACTTGATGGTACAGCCAAAGGGGGAGCGATAGTTGGAATTTGCCAGAGTTTTAACGTTCCTGTAAAATTTATAGGCGTTGGAGAAAAAATGGACGACTTGCAAGAATTTGTCCCAGAAGCTTTTGCAAGAGCATTATTTAGTGAAGATTAA